The genome window AATGAATTTCATATTCACTGAATATCTCATTGAGCATAACGCCTAGGTAAAATATTTCGTTGTCGTCAATCGCTACAATAAGCGCACCGTCTTTTGTTAATAACTCTTTCGCTACTTCCAATCTGTTCTTCATGAACGTAAGCCAAGTAGAGTGATTGAAATTATTATTGTAGGCAAAGGTGTTTGATTTGCTGTCAGGATTATACGGCGGGTCAATATAGATCAGCTTCACCTGTCCGCGAAACTGGGTTTTGAGCGTGTGCAGGGCAAGCAGGTTGTTGCCTTTGAGGATCAGGTTTTCACGGATGACACCATTTTCATCACGCTTGAAGTCCTTGACCTTCTCTTTGCCTTTGGTGGTGTAGCGTGTGAAGTTCGTCAATACCTTGGGGTCGAGCAGGCGGTTGATCTCATCCTGCGCCAGCACTTCGTTGAAGAAGATTTCTTTGCGTTTTTCTTCTTCCTTCGTTTGCCCGCCTTCGAGTATCGTGTCCTTGTAGGGCCATACCAGCGCCACCTCGCCGCGCTCGCGCAAATATTTGCCGTCTATGGTCAGTCCGATGCGGTTTTTGAAGCGTGTGTAGGAATTATCCAGAAAGTTCTTTTGGGAGATGTAATCAAGGAAGGTGTTGACGTTGAAAATCCAGTGGTTTTCTATCTCGTCGAAGAACTTGGCTTTGATATCTTCCTCCGAAAGCAGTAACTTTACAAGGTCGCGGTCCATCTTCCAGGCGCGGTCTTGCACGGCGGCAAGCAGAAGTTCGCCGTCGTCATCCACAAAGGCTTTGTTGGTCTTGAGAAGTTCTATAAGTTTTGCATTGAAGGACATTAGATACTCCCTTGATATTTCCCCCAAGTATACCGCGCCGCCTGCGGGCTAATCGCTAAAAGCTAAAATTCCCCCCTTGACTTTAGAACAAATGTTCTATTATACTGTGCCGCACGTCAACGGCGCGGCCGCCCAGTCCCCCATAGGTGGCATGCCCCCCCTGCGAAGCGTGTACGAAGGAAGTACGAAGGATGTGCAAAGGATGTACGAAGGCAATTCTTCGCGTGCCCAGGCAGGCACCCCCCACCGGCAGCCGTCCCGCTTCCCCGCTTCGCTCCCTGTCCATGCCGGCCGCCCCGCCGTCCCTTTTTAACAGCCATATCCAAAGGAGGAACCCATGGCCAAAGTAAAACTCAACCCCATCGTCGAGCAGTTGCGCGGGCAGATCGGCGACCTCGTCTTCCGCCGCGCCTTCGGAAAGGTCGTCGTCGGCCGCAAAGCCGCGCCCGACGAGCGCGACCCTTCCCCCGCCCAGCTGGAAGTGCGCGAGCGCTTCCGCGCCGCCGCGCTCTACGGCCGCATGGCGCTGGCAGACCCCGCCGCGCGCCAGCTCTATGAAGACGCGGCCGGCAAAAAGGGCAAGCCGGTCTTCTCGATGGTCATGGCCGATTTTCTCAACGCGCCCTCCATCGAAGAGATCGACGTCTCGGAATACAGCGGTGCGCAGGGCAGTCCCATCTACATCCGCACCGAGGACGACTTCCAGATCGAACGGGTGGACGTCGGCATCGCCGACACGGACGGCGCCGAACTGGAGGCCGGTCCGGCCGCGCTCGAGGCGGACAGCGGGCGCTGGGTCTATCGCGCCGCGCAAAACATCCCAGCCGGCACGAACGTGCGCATCACGGTCACTGCCACCGACCGGCCCGGCGGAGCCGCCGTGATGAACACCGGCAAAGCCCTGTAATCCCCCGCCGCCTGCCTGCAAGAATCAAGAGCGCCCGCGATACGCGGGCGCTTTCCCATTCGGCGCGCAGGCCGTTCAGATGTTCTTGAACTGTTTCATAATATCGATCAGGTTGGCATAACCGGTGCTGCTGACGAAGCCGCCCTCGTTGTTGAAGGTATGAAAGACCTCGACCGGCAGCTGGATCTTCATCCCCGTGGGCGGCAGTCGCACCCCGTTCGGCAGCAGCAGCGGTCCGCTGTGCGTGCCGAGGATGACGAACTCCTGGTGCACCATGTTGCCCTGCGCCTGCAGGCTCTTCTGCTCGAAGACTCGAACGGGAAAATTTGAGTCTTCGAGCCTGCGTGGTTAATGCTTCAAATCCGCCCTATTGAAAACCGAGGCGGCCCAGCGCCAGGTCCAGCGCGAATTTTTGCGCGGCGGCTTTCACAAGGTCGAACATGAAAGTGGAGAACTCGCCCGCAAAGTCGGCATCCTCCCCGCCCTGGCTTTCCATCTCGTCGAAACCGTCCTGAAAGGCCTGCGCGGTCTCGGCATCGTACAACTCACCGATCACCGCCGCCAGCGAGCGCCTGTCTATCTTGATCAGCTCCGAGTTGAAGGAGGTATCCGCGAACATGCCTCTGGCTTTCAACTGTCCCTGAATGGCGTGGCGGATGTAATTGTCCTCGATGGCAAAGACGATCCTGCCCGTCTCGATGGCGTACTTCGAGCGCGAGAGGATGTACAGGAACTCGCGCCGCACGTAGTCCTCATCCGGCGGATATTTCAGGCGCGCCTCGTAGCGCAGGCTTTTGATGCGCGAGACCGGCGCCTGCAGCAGGATGCTCAACTCCTGGTTGCTCCTGGCGCCCAGCCCGCCGTAGCGCATGAGCAGGTCCATCACCAGGATGTCGATCTCGCGCTTCGACTTCGCGCCCAGGCCGTCCCCCAGATATTCATCCAAAAACTCCCTGACGAATTCCTTCGGTTTCTTGATCGCCGAGGTATCCATGGTCCCTTCCTTTCCTTATACTCCGCCGCCGATGATCGTGCCATTTTCCACAGTATACACCCATCATGTCGTTGCGAGCAGCGCAGCGACGAAGCAATCCCCTCACCACCCGGACACTGTCGAAACCCTTGGGTTGAGCCCCGTCGAAACCCGCTGGTCGAGGTCTTCTATAATGGAAGGAACGGCTGGCGGCGGCCCTTCGATAAAAAAACAGGCGCATCCTTTGATGCGCCTGTTTCATATTCAACCACTTTGCTTACATGGCCGCCACGGTCTGGTCGTACAACTGCTGTTTAAGCGAGATGATGTCCTGTTCGAGGCGGCGGTCCGAGTGCAATTGTTCCTTGATCTTGTCGTAAGCCGACATGACCGTGGAATGGTCGCGTCCACCGAGCACTTCACCGATCTGCGGGAAGGAGATCTTGGCCTCCTCGCGCAGCAGGTACATGGCGATCTGGCGCGGCAGGGCCACTTCGCGGGTGCGGTCGCGCCCGAGTAATTTCTCGGAGGTCAGGTTGAACTTGCGGGCCACCAGGTCCAGCACGTGGGCGGGGACGATGTCGCCGCGCGAGGGGATCAGGTCGGCGAGCGCCACTTCCACCAGACTGGGCGTGAGCGCCGAGCCGCTCAGGTCCGCAAAGGCAATGATGCGGTTCAAGGCGCCTTCGAGTTCGCGGATGTTGGATTGCACCTGCTTGGCCACGCTTTCGAGGATCTCATCCGAGATGTGCCGTCCGGTCCGCTCGGCTTTGGAGCGCAGGATGGCGAGGCGGGTCTCGAAATCCGGCGCCTGGATATCGGCGGTCAGGCCCCACTCGAAGCGGGAGCGCAGGCGTTCCTCGAGCGTGATGAGCGACTTGGGCGGCCGGTCGGACGAGACGATGATCTGCTTGTCCTGTCCGTGCAGGGTGTTGAAGGTGTGGAAGAACTCCTCCTGGGTCGATTCCTTGCCCGCGATGAACTGGATGTCGTCCACCAGCAGCACGTCCGCCGAGCGGTATTTCTCGCGGAAGGCCTGCGTGGTGTGCGTGCGGATGGCATTGATCATGTCGTTCGTGAATTCCTCGGAGGAGACGTACAGGACGTTCAACCCGCGGATATGACAGGCATTGCCGATGGCGTGCAATAAGTGCGTTTTACCGAGTCCCACGCCCCCGTACAGGAAAAGCGGGTTGTAGGCGCGGGCGGGCTTCTCCGCCACCGCCTGACAGGCCGCATGGGCGAGGCGGTTGCCGGAACCGACCACGTAGGTATCGAAGGTATAGCGCGGATTGAGGCTCACATGGCGCGCTTTTGGCTCCGGCGGCGTCACTTCCATGGAGGCGGCGGCAGGTTCCGGGTCGGTGGAGGAGGCGTTTTCGTCGGATTGCGTGACAACAAAGTTGACAGAGACGTTGGAATTGAGGATTTCGATCAACATGCGGCTGACATTGGCCGCAAGGCGGTTCTCGAGCCAGTCACGCGCATAGGCGTTGCGCACGCCGACGGTGATCATCCCGTTCTCGTAGGCCAGGGGACGCGTATCGCGCACCCATGTGTCGAAGGATGCGCGCGGCATGTCCATTTGAAGTTGTGCGAGTACCGATTGCCAAGCCTGCTCTGCATTCATAAGCATTCCTCAATGTAAGATCTCAAGCAAAAAATAGGGTCTATCGAACAGCCCGCCTGTATACGCGGCTTATGTATGTGGGCCAACCAGTTGTTTCCAATAACCATTGCGGGGTATTGCGGGGTTTGGATGTTTGGGATCGACATCCTTTATATCAGCGTGCTTGTATTCTAGCAGATGATTGCAAATGATAACAGGCGTTCAACCTACGTTAAGCTAAAAAGATTTGTTTTTTTAAGGTTGCTATATGTTAAAGAAACATCACGCATTCATGGAGTATCCCACTCTGATATAGAACGTATGTTTCAGGCACAAACACCTGCAGCCCTGTGACGACCCCCCATATATGGGCATGCGCGGCGTTTATTCACTATCCTTGGCATAACCATCTTAACAAACCGTACTGTAAAACATTTTTTATTCCCATGCAATGAGACTCTCATTCCGGTGACTCATTTTGCATTAACCCGTCGATTCGCATGCTTTAACTTTTTATGGCGCGTGGAACCCATACAAGTATGGTCGTTCCATCGCCATTGGATGATGAAATATCGATATCACCGCCGACTGCATGTGCGCGCGTCCGCATGTTGGCGAGTCCATGACCGATGGAGGTCTGCATTTTATCCATATCAAAGCCTTTGCCGTCGTCATGGACCTCCATCAAGGCGCGCTCCTCCGTGGTCCACACGGCAACCTGCACATTCCTTGCCCCGGCATGCTTGGCGGCATTGGCCAGGGCCTCCTGGCAGATGTGAAACAGGACCAATGCCTGCGTTTGCGGGAGGTCCTTCAGGTCGGAATCGGACCCGGTCAAGTGGATATCGGAGAAGGTATTGGCGCGATACTCGGAAATCAACCGTTTTATGCCGTTCAACAGGCCGTCCGCACCGAGCTGGCGCGGTCTCAGGTCGAGGATATAGGAGCGGATATCGCGAATCGCCTGGTTTAACCCGTTGATGGCATAGTTAATGCGTTCTTTTGCGGCGCCCGGATCCTCGATTAATGTATGCTGCGCGCCTTCGAGCGACAGTCCCACCCCGTAAATGGACTGGATGATGCCGTCGTGCAGGTCCATGCCGATGCGGTCGCGCTCCTCCAGCACAGCCAGACGGCGGGCATTGGCATGCAGGCGGGCATTTTCGATGGAAAGGCCCGCCCAGGTGCCCACCGCGCTGAGCATTTCGATGCTGCGCTCGTCAAATGGGTCGGTCCCGCGTGTGGCCACACTCAACACGCCCATTAAATTTTCACCGGAAAGCAGGGGAATGCAGGCGATTTGCTGAAAGCCCGCCTCCACCACCGCATCGCGCAGGAAATTGGCGTCCTCAGCCAGGTGACTGCCGATCATCGGCTGGCGGGTCTTGGCGACCATGCCCGGATAGCCGTCGCCGACATTGAATATATTCCGCCGCCAGAAGGCTTCCGCGGCCTGCCCGCGATGCAGGACCATGCGCAGGGTGGTCTTATCCTCCTCCAAAAGGAAGATCTCGCCCGCCTCCACCTTCATGTAGTTCATCACCAGCCCGAGAGTTTTGTTAAGGATCTCGTCGAGTTCCAGGCTGGAAGTCAGGGTCGAGGCGATGTCGTTCAGCAGGGACATGTCCACGTTGCGGCGGGTCAGCGCCAGGTCGCGTTCGCGCATCTCTTCATATAACAGGGCATTCGCGATGGCGGTGGCGGCGTATCCGGCCAGCATCTGGATGATGATTTCATCATCCGCTGTAAATTCAGACGCATCGATCTTTTCGGTCAGGTAGATCTGCCCCAGCTGTTTATTGCCTGCGCGGATCGGCACACCCAGAAACGACGTCATTGCCGGGTGATGAGCGGGAAAACCGACCGAGCGGGGATGAGCCTGAATGGACGGCAGGCGCATGGGCATTTCCGCATCCATCAATTCGCCGATCAAACCATGTCCCCTCGGCGGATGTACGATCCTTTTGATCTGCTGGTCGGTCATCCCAACGGTAATGAACTGCTTGAGCCTGCCGTCCTCATCCAACACCCCCAGCGCGGCATAGCGTGCATCCGCCTGTTCACAAGCAGTGGATGCGATCCGTTCGAGCAGGGTCTCCAGCGAAACATCCTGCACCAGTTCCAGGCTGGCGCGGTGGAGCGCAAAAAGCCGCTCCTGTAATTGCTCACGGGTTAACAGCATGAAAAAGACACCTTGCAGACATTATAATCAATTCAGCGCGTTTTGATAGAATTTGAAAGGAAGCCAAACTATACTTGGCACAACCAACATGACAACTTCCCGCATCTCCGCCTTCTACAAGATGACCCTCGAAGAGCGCCGCGCAAAAATCGCGGAGGCTGCGCCGCTGACCCCGCCCGAGCTTGCCCCGTGGACCTCAGGCGGACTCTCCCCCGAAGCCGCCGACCACATGATCGAGAACGTGATCGGCTTGTACAGCCTGCCGCTCGGCATCGCGCTCAACTTCATGGTCAATGGACGCGACGTACTCGTTCCGATGACGCTCGAAGAGCCGTCCGTTGTAGCGGGCGCCTCGTTCATGGCCAAACTCGCGCGTGGCGGCGGCGGATTCACCGCCACGACCAGCGAGCCGCTCATGATCGGGCAGATGCAGGTCATCCACCTGGTCAACCTGCACGAAGCCAAATTGAAGATCTACGAACACAAAGCGGCCTTGCTCGAAGAGGCCGATTCCATCGACCCGATCCTCAAGAAATTCGGCGGCGGCGCGCGCGACCTTGAGGTTCGAGTATTCGATAATTCGCCAATTGGCGGTTTTTTGGTCGTCCATCTCATTTATGATGTGCGCGACGCGATGGGCGCAAACGCCGTCAACACCGCATGCGAACGACTCGCCCCAAGAATCGAGGCGATCACGGGCGGCAAAGTCCACTTGCGGATTTTGTCCAACCTCGCAGACCGAAGAATCGCCCGCGCACGCTGCACCATCCCTGTGAAATCGCTGGCATTCGACAACTTCTCGGGCGAATCTGTGCGCGACGGCATCATCGCCGCCTACGCCTTCGCCGCCGTGGACCCGTACCGTGCCGCCACCCACAACAAGGGCATCATGAACGGCGTGGACTCGGTGGTCATCGCCACGGGCAACGACTGGCGCGCCATCGAAGCAGGCGCGCACGCCTACGCCGTCAAAAACGGAGGGTACACCTCGCTCTCCACCTGGGGCAAGGACGCGGACGGAAACCTCGTCGGCACGCTTGAAATGCCGATGGCGGTGGGCATCGTCGGCGGCGCGACCAAGGTCCACCCCGCCGCGCAAGCCGCCGTCAAATTGATGGGCGTGAAAACCGCATCTGAATTGGCTGAAATTATTGTTTCTGTTGGTCTCGCGCAAAACATGGCTGCATTACGCGCCCTCGCCACCGAAGGCATCCAGCGCGGACACATGTCACTACACGCAAGGCAGGTCGCCATTGCGGCAGGTGCGACAGGTGATTTAGTCGAGAAGGTTGCCGCGCAAATGGTGGCGGAGAAAGTGGTGCGGATTGACCGAGCGGAAGAGATTTTGAAGGAACTCAAGGCTTGACAAATACGCATAAGGTATATATTATAAATATATACTAAAGGAGATCAAATGGAAACAGCAAAACTTTTCCAAAACGGTAAAAGTCAAGCCGTCCGCCTTCCAAAAGAATTTCGCTTTGGAAGTGACCGTGTGTACATTAAACGCATCGGGGAGGCAGTAGTGTTGCTCCCTTACCAAACACCGTGGAGCACACTTATTGAGAGCCTTTCCCTATTCTCAGCCGATTTCATGGATGAGCGCAATCAACCACCTCTTCAGAATCGTGAGGATGCGTTTGCATGAAATACATGCTGGATACCAATATCTGCATCGGCTTAATCCGCCAGAAGCCTCAAACATTGATCACGCGATTAACCAATTGTGCTCCTGGCGAAATTGGGGTTTCAAGCATTACGATGGCTGAATTAATGTATGGAACACAAAAAAGCAACCGCCCGGAACAGAACCAATCCGCGCTTGAACAATTTTTGCTTCCCATTGAAATTGCAGATTTTGACCAACATGCATCCATTGTGTACGGCTCTTTACGCGCTTTATTGGAAAAAAATGGGAGCATCATCGGCGCAATGGACATGTTAATCGGCGCTCACGCATTGAGTTTGGGCGTCATTTTGGTGACAAACAATACCAGCGAATTCAGCCGAATTCCCAACCTCGAAGTGGAAGATTGGATTTAATGAAAAAAACGCGCTCTCGTCACCGAAAGCATCCAACGCGGACACATGTCACTACATGCAAGGCAGGTCGCCATCGCCGCAGGCGCGACAGGTGATCTGGTGGAGAAGGTCGCCAGCCAGATGGTGACGGAGAAGGTGGTGCGGATTGACCGGGCAGAAGAGATTTTGAAAGGGCTATAATAGGTTCGTGGATTCAAAACGCGTTCTCACCTCCGAAGAAATCTCCGCCATTGTGGACGGATGTAATTCCATTGACCACGCACAAATGGACTTGCTTGCAAAAATGCCGCCCGGAAAAAGGATTTACCCCAGCCTCCGCGCAAGTGCCATGATACGCGCTGGTTTGCGGACTGCATTCAAAAGGAAATTTCCAAACCTTTCCCTGTCGGAAATCAACATGAAAATCCTGGACTATCTGACTTTCATGGATGGCAAATATGGACATGCTTGATTTTTACATCCGTGTCGTAAAGGCATTGAATGAAATCGGCGCGCCATACATGATTGTTGGCGCATTTGGAGGCACGATCTATGGAATCACCCGCGCCACCCATGACATTGATATCATCGTAGATTTACAAAGGCAGGATTGCGAAGCGTTATCCCAGAAGTTTCCCCTCCCGCGTTATTACGCCGACCCGGAGATGATAAAAAATTCCATCGAAATGGGGATCATGTTCAACATCATCGATTCGAGCGAAGGGATAAAAGCAGACCTCGTTCCCCTGAAACGCGAACCCGATTATCAACTCGCATTTGACCGCCGCGTTCGCGAGACG of Anaerolineales bacterium contains these proteins:
- the dnaA gene encoding chromosomal replication initiator protein DnaA produces the protein MNAEQAWQSVLAQLQMDMPRASFDTWVRDTRPLAYENGMITVGVRNAYARDWLENRLAANVSRMLIEILNSNVSVNFVVTQSDENASSTDPEPAAASMEVTPPEPKARHVSLNPRYTFDTYVVGSGNRLAHAACQAVAEKPARAYNPLFLYGGVGLGKTHLLHAIGNACHIRGLNVLYVSSEEFTNDMINAIRTHTTQAFREKYRSADVLLVDDIQFIAGKESTQEEFFHTFNTLHGQDKQIIVSSDRPPKSLITLEERLRSRFEWGLTADIQAPDFETRLAILRSKAERTGRHISDEILESVAKQVQSNIRELEGALNRIIAFADLSGSALTPSLVEVALADLIPSRGDIVPAHVLDLVARKFNLTSEKLLGRDRTREVALPRQIAMYLLREEAKISFPQIGEVLGGRDHSTVMSAYDKIKEQLHSDRRLEQDIISLKQQLYDQTVAAM
- a CDS encoding GAF domain-containing sensor histidine kinase — protein: MLLTREQLQERLFALHRASLELVQDVSLETLLERIASTACEQADARYAALGVLDEDGRLKQFITVGMTDQQIKRIVHPPRGHGLIGELMDAEMPMRLPSIQAHPRSVGFPAHHPAMTSFLGVPIRAGNKQLGQIYLTEKIDASEFTADDEIIIQMLAGYAATAIANALLYEEMRERDLALTRRNVDMSLLNDIASTLTSSLELDEILNKTLGLVMNYMKVEAGEIFLLEEDKTTLRMVLHRGQAAEAFWRRNIFNVGDGYPGMVAKTRQPMIGSHLAEDANFLRDAVVEAGFQQIACIPLLSGENLMGVLSVATRGTDPFDERSIEMLSAVGTWAGLSIENARLHANARRLAVLEERDRIGMDLHDGIIQSIYGVGLSLEGAQHTLIEDPGAAKERINYAINGLNQAIRDIRSYILDLRPRQLGADGLLNGIKRLISEYRANTFSDIHLTGSDSDLKDLPQTQALVLFHICQEALANAAKHAGARNVQVAVWTTEERALMEVHDDGKGFDMDKMQTSIGHGLANMRTRAHAVGGDIDISSSNGDGTTILVWVPRAIKS
- a CDS encoding hydroxymethylglutaryl-CoA reductase, degradative — protein: MTTSRISAFYKMTLEERRAKIAEAAPLTPPELAPWTSGGLSPEAADHMIENVIGLYSLPLGIALNFMVNGRDVLVPMTLEEPSVVAGASFMAKLARGGGGFTATTSEPLMIGQMQVIHLVNLHEAKLKIYEHKAALLEEADSIDPILKKFGGGARDLEVRVFDNSPIGGFLVVHLIYDVRDAMGANAVNTACERLAPRIEAITGGKVHLRILSNLADRRIARARCTIPVKSLAFDNFSGESVRDGIIAAYAFAAVDPYRAATHNKGIMNGVDSVVIATGNDWRAIEAGAHAYAVKNGGYTSLSTWGKDADGNLVGTLEMPMAVGIVGGATKVHPAAQAAVKLMGVKTASELAEIIVSVGLAQNMAALRALATEGIQRGHMSLHARQVAIAAGATGDLVEKVAAQMVAEKVVRIDRAEEILKELKA
- the vapB gene encoding type II toxin-antitoxin system VapB family antitoxin, whose protein sequence is METAKLFQNGKSQAVRLPKEFRFGSDRVYIKRIGEAVVLLPYQTPWSTLIESLSLFSADFMDERNQPPLQNREDAFA
- a CDS encoding type II toxin-antitoxin system VapC family toxin codes for the protein MKYMLDTNICIGLIRQKPQTLITRLTNCAPGEIGVSSITMAELMYGTQKSNRPEQNQSALEQFLLPIEIADFDQHASIVYGSLRALLEKNGSIIGAMDMLIGAHALSLGVILVTNNTSEFSRIPNLEVEDWI